Part of the Bacillus alveayuensis genome, AAAACATTCTCATTAAATATCCCAGCACGCCAAAAGCAACAAGCAAATACAGATCAAATGTATTAAAGCTTACAGCATATACACCGATTAAGCAAAACACAATAATGAGTGAAATGAGCATTGGTTTAGGAATATATAATATACGGGAGATATACGGAATAAGTGGTAAATTTAAAATTAATAAAAAGATATTTCCAATATACATACTCGCAATAACACCCCAGAAAACATCTGGATGGTCTTGGAGCATTAATGGACCTGGCTGTACACCAACAACTAATAAAGCACCTAATAAAACAGCTGTTGTTCCGGACCCAGGGATACCAAGCGTTAATAATGGAACAAATGCTCCGCTTGTTGCTGCATTATTGGATGCCTCTGGAGCAGCTAACCCTTTTATGTTTCCTTTTCCAAAAGTAGAAGAATCTTTTGCGATTCTTTTCTCAGTCAAATAGGACATAAAGGATGCAATCGTCGCACCTGCACCAGGAAGGACACCAAGAATAAAGCCAAGAATGGAGTGGCGAGTAATCGGTCCAGTAATTTCTTTCGCTTCTTTTTTAGATATTTTTAACGAACCTACTTTGGCATCTTTTCCAAAGCTTTGCTTATTTCTAGATAAAATTAATGAGCCTACCTCAGCTAATGCAAATAAACCAAGAGCAATAATCAAAAAGTCAATTCCTTCCATTAAATTAGGTGATCCAAACGTAAAACGAAGTGTTCCGGTTTGCTGATCCATTCCGATTGTTGCAACGATTAAGCCAATGGTTGCAGAAATAAGTGCTTTTATAGTAGAACCGTCTGACAAGCTTGCAATGGCAGTTAATCCTAAAAGCATAAGGGCAAAATATT contains:
- a CDS encoding putative tricarboxylic transport membrane protein (product_source=KO:K07793; cog=COG3333; ko=KO:K07793; pfam=PF01970; transmembrane_helix_parts=Inside_1_12,TMhelix_13_35,Outside_36_44,TMhelix_45_67,Inside_68_71,TMhelix_72_94,Outside_95_108,TMhelix_109_131,Inside_132_137,TMhelix_138_160,Outside_161_202,TMhelix_203_225,Inside_226_258,TMhelix_259_281,Outside_282_319,TMhelix_320_342,Inside_343_354,TMhelix_355_377,Outside_378_391,TMhelix_392_409,Inside_410_421,TMhelix_422_444,Outside_445_463,TMhelix_464_486,Inside_487_506), giving the protein MDYFDSLIYGFQVALSWENIVFAFIGVLAGTIIGMLPGLGPISAIAIMIPLSYGMNPASALILMAGVYYGAVFGGSTSSILLNAPGISGTVATAFDGYPLAKQGKAGKALAIAAIASFCGGTVSVVLLMLVAPLMADFAITFGPTEYFALMLLGLTAIASLSDGSTIKALISATIGLIVATIGMDQQTGTLRFTFGSPNLMEGIDFLIIALGLFALAEVGSLILSRNKQSFGKDAKVGSLKISKKEAKEITGPITRHSILGFILGVLPGAGATIASFMSYLTEKRIAKDSSTFGKGNIKGLAAPEASNNAATSGAFVPLLTLGIPGSGTTAVLLGALLVVGVQPGPLMLQDHPDVFWGVIASMYIGNIFLLILNLPLIPYISRILYIPKPMLISLIIVFCLIGVYAVSFNTFDLYLLVAFGVLGYLMRMFSFPAPPFILAFILGGMMEQSFRQALTISNGSYLIFTQSSITITLVIIAFLSLVIPFIRKHINKKTNTKNQSQEKVM